A window of the Streptomyces sp. Ag109_O5-10 genome harbors these coding sequences:
- a CDS encoding VOC family protein, which translates to MDFVSIRIITGDVARLVEFYERATGARATWATEDFAELRTAGATLAIAGTRTVPLFAPGSARPAANHSVITEFLVDDVDRVHRDLKGFVTDFVTEPTTMPWGNRSLLFRDPDGNLVNFFTPVTPAAVAKFGR; encoded by the coding sequence ATGGACTTCGTCTCGATCCGCATCATCACCGGCGACGTGGCACGCCTCGTCGAGTTCTACGAGCGAGCCACCGGGGCTCGGGCGACGTGGGCCACGGAGGACTTCGCGGAGCTCAGGACGGCCGGCGCGACCCTCGCGATCGCCGGCACCCGCACCGTCCCGCTGTTCGCCCCGGGCTCCGCCCGCCCGGCGGCGAACCACAGCGTGATCACCGAGTTCCTCGTCGACGACGTGGACCGCGTCCACCGGGATCTGAAGGGCTTCGTCACCGACTTCGTCACCGAGCCCACCACGATGCCGTGGGGCAACCGGTCGCTGCTGTTCCGCGACCCCGACGGCAACCTCGTCAACTTCTTCACCCCCGTCACCCCGGCGGCCGTCGCGAAGTTCGGGCGCTGA
- a CDS encoding adenylate kinase yields the protein MERILVVGVTGAGKSTLARALSGRLGLPYLEMDALYFNGPGWAVNGELSADVARLTAGPRWIIDSLGYPEVRDLLWDRADTVVWLDYPRRVVMPRVLRRSVRRTVTREALFGGNRETWSGWLRREHPAWWAWSQHGPRSREIGRRVGDPRFAPLDTHRFAHPDDTAAWLAAL from the coding sequence ATGGAACGGATCTTGGTGGTGGGTGTCACCGGAGCGGGCAAGTCCACGCTCGCCCGGGCCCTGAGCGGTCGTCTGGGCCTGCCCTACCTCGAGATGGACGCCCTGTACTTCAACGGCCCCGGCTGGGCCGTCAACGGCGAACTGTCCGCGGACGTGGCCCGGCTCACCGCAGGGCCGCGCTGGATCATCGACTCACTCGGCTATCCGGAAGTCCGTGACCTGCTCTGGGACCGGGCCGACACCGTGGTCTGGCTGGACTACCCCAGGCGCGTCGTCATGCCCCGTGTGCTGCGCCGCTCCGTCCGGCGGACCGTCACACGCGAGGCCCTCTTCGGCGGCAACAGGGAGACCTGGTCGGGGTGGCTGAGACGGGAGCACCCGGCCTGGTGGGCCTGGTCCCAGCACGGCCCGCGAAGCCGCGAGATCGGGCGCCGGGTCGGGGATCCCCGTTTCGCCCCTCTCGACACCCACCGCTTCGCGCACCCCGACGACACGGCGGCCTGGCTGGCCGCCCTCTGA